One Primulina eburnea isolate SZY01 chromosome 4, ASM2296580v1, whole genome shotgun sequence genomic window, TACTGAACAAGTGAAAATTCAGACACAATCATCTTCATTCTtaacataaatatatttaaatcatTTTAACTTGTACATCATCATTAAAGaacaaaacaaagaaaaacaaGCCTTAACAAATGACTATTTGGAAATAAAGACGAGGCAAATAGTTGTAGTTATACCATCTTTTAAAGGTCACGATCAGCACACAAAATAGCACATATACGACGGGCGCAATTTTACCTCTTGAGAGAGCACAATGCTTGGCATTCCTCAAATGAAACCTTGCAAGAATGTTAAAGATTGTGTGATATTGGTTCCTTAGCACGTTGAGCTCCCACTCCCAACAAGGAATGGCTGGCATGAGTATCGGGCCAAGCTTGCCAACAGCTCCGTTGCAGATATCTAGCACAAGTTAGCAGGGCCAATGAAAATCCTCAACCTTCAAATTATCTGAAAAGGATGCAGCTTTCTTCAAAGAATGTCGATGATGTAATGCGATACATTTCATACCAGATTAGCTCTCTTTAAAATTGAGTCGATGTGAGAATTCAGGCAATTGTCTCGGTCTTAAGGAAATTTATTTGACTGCCTTAACACCCACAGTTTTAACACGAAATCGATACTGCGGCTTGGaatcttcatcatcatcctcgtcttcttcttcttcagtaGAGTCGTCTTCAACCCTGTCCCATCTGGAGTAGTCAAGATTAGAGTGTCCTTTCGGTTTTGGGATTGTCTGCCATCCAGATTGTTTATTGGGTTTTGTTTGGATATTGTGATTTCTGGAGGCTCCAAGGGGGTTACTGATTTCATTTCTTTTCTCGTTTTTCGCAGCTGCATCAATCATGTCTTTTTCTTGGTTTTTACATTCTTCCACCTCCTTAATACCTTCAGGTTCGTCCTCCTTTTCTTCCAATACTGTTGCATCTGACTCAGAATAGTCATCTTCTTCAAGCTCTGCCTCATCTTCGGGTATAGGAGCAAGTGACTTTCCTTGAACAAAACACACCATCTTTAATTGAAAACACCAAAATTGGCCAAAAGAAGTCCAGAAGAATGAAAATAACAAATTCATAATTTCCAAGGCTGTATAACTTGGCACAACTAAAATAAATCCATGCCTTGTGAAATTCTGAAGTAGTGTTGGAATAAAATCGTTGACTAAAAACGTCATGCTGACATGGTGTTGAAATTAAACTGTTTACCAAAAGCGTTGCATTATCAAGGAAATTGGAGTGAGTGCTCACCAGTTGAGACTTTAGACGGGCCTGGAGGTTTCTATACACTTCTGATGATGGGTTCAACTCAATAAGTCTGTTGACATCAAAAAGGGCTGAATGGTATTCCTTTAATGTGACCAGAGTTTGAGCACGCAACATCAATGCTCCTGTGTGATTTTGGTCAAGCTCAAGCACTGAGGTGCATTCTTCTGCTGCCTACAAAGATTGAAAATATGGAATTCCCCatgattttaataataaatcttCTTCAAACAAAAGAATATATAAGTTCTTGTGGCAGCAAGGTGCAGGAAAATGTGTTAAGAAGTAATTGAGTATAAATAACCACGAAACCGAACTCTTCTTGGAAAAATGGCGTGACAAAAAAAGGAAATATCGAGATGGCCGTTTTCGAATTTTTCTGGTAAGCAACAAAAATCCCTTGGTCGATGAAGTTCAAATCTTTATGGACCCTTAATACCTTTACGAGCCTCTGAAATACCTTCTAGGCCATGACAAATATTCCTAGTTGGTTTTCTACATGCATCTAATTGGCAGTCAGCTATCAACCTCAATGGCAAGTTATGCATGTGAGTATAATTTTACATGGCCTCTCCGTCTCGTTTTAAAAATAGAGGGTTAAAAAGTTTCCATGCCTGgaattatcatttttttataaTGATGCCACAGTTTCAATTGATTTAGAGTACACACGTCATAAATACCCAtaaaaaagtagagacaaataCAAGACAAAATGCTGTTAGACTAAAACAACCATTTATACAGGTAAACTTAACGGTTTATGGCTAACAACACTAACCCCGTCCCCACCCAAACTGCATCCTCAAACCTTAACCCCAAATCAGCTCAGATTTGGTATGGTATATCTCCTCTATTCTCCATTATAACTGTTCTAAAATCAAGTTTCACCGATGACAATACACAACCACAAATCCCAAGGGAGAAAGTTATATTGCTAAAGAAATTCTTACACAAAATGGTAGAAAGAGATATCTAAGAATAGACCGATAACAATCAGAAACGAGGGGGTAAATTCATTGCTAAGACTAAATCAAGTTCACCAAAGAAAAGCATGCAACACCTGAGAGAtgtgatttattgattttaacTCTTTAGCACCAGCGTGTTTGTACCACGAACATAATTTCACAGTGAACCTTTTTAGTGAACTTCACAATTGTTTGCCTATCCATTATAGAACTTTATTGATTGTAGGAAAGTGAGGATGGAAATAATGATGGACATAAAAAAGTAAAAGATTCATTCGCCTTTTCTATGAGATTCAGGCATCAATTAATACTCCTTCAAAATCAGCGAGCACCAGAATTGAGCAACAGAAGAAAAGACATGGAGCGACAATAATCAAATCTGTGAAGCTGAGTCCGATGAGCAGTATGAATAAATAATGTTTTCTTATGATATAAAAAGCAGTTGCAGCTCAATACATACCAAACACACTATTAAAGTGGATTCGAGCCTTGAACAAAGCTTTATCATGCTGAATCGGCATCAAACTTAAAACCTCACATGGTCCAGccaaatattttatctttttgATTGAACTATCATTTTAAGTGCTTTCTCAACTAGTGTCACGTATGCATACACAATACACTGACTATAATCATTCCTGAAAGTTCAAGCACAAGTGCACAACTATCAACTTCCCCAGTGACGGGTTTTATTCTCCCCCATTAGTCAACATTTTACACGGATTTTCAAGAGCTTCTCCGCGCACAGGAGAAGAAAATTACAATTCAAAATGAGACAAATAAAAGCTGGGCCGAAGCATCAAACAAATTACATGAATAACATGCGGTACCTTCTTGAAATCGTGGAGTTTAAGATAACACGCGGCACGATTGCTGTGAAGGGCAATCTTCTGTGGCTTGGCCTTCGCCATGGATAACGCGTCGGTGTAATAACCGAGAGCTTCCGTATACTTGCCTTCTCGGTACATCTGGTGTGCCCTCTCGATCTTATTCACCGTAGGCGATCCAGATTCCATCTCCGATCACAAATCTAACCTATAATCAATCCGAACAATCCGAacgaataaataaatataaacggAAATCAGAATTCAAGCAAAACCTgcaaaagaaaaattatttcGGCTAAAACCAGCGATTTGGTACATATTCAATCGGATAAACTGCCAAATTGGGAAGAGATTGGGATTGTTTTCAAGGGAGAAGAAATCTATgtgaaagaaaaaataaaaagaaaaaaataaataaatggagATAGATAAAAATGGGGGCGGGAGCGGAATTATAGGGGCTCCACATGTGGAGCGTGACCTTGATCCGCTAATAATTGGAGATCCGACTCGGATTTCGTACCCATTTACTTTTGGGTTTGGACTTGGGCTTGCACTTTAGACATATTTGGTCCGGAATTAAGCCCAAACCTCGATTTGATTTACGAACAGCTAGATCAACAAACCCGTTTGTTGGTCTGAACTTTTGgatcatattttttaataattaaacttTTATTTTGGCTTTCAACCCTCTAGATTTATTATGTATTCGTCATTTAAgatttgatttaaaatattaggtttaattaaaataaaaatgtaaaacAAGTGATCTTAAAAATTAGTTTATTAAATTAAGCAAAATTTGGAAAACCAATTCTTTAAACTATCAGTAGGTCTTTTATGAGACGATATcaagaatctttatctgtgagacgggtcaaacctaccgatattcacaataaaagtaatacttttagcataaaaaattatattttttcatggatgaccaaaataagagattcgtgTCACagaaatatgacccgtgagaccatctcacacaaattttttcctTAAACTATAACATCCAATGTgcaagaagaaaatgaaaatcatAAACTTTGACAGTTGTTTTCACATTACAACCAAATTCATATATATTCCAATGTaccaaaattaaattttaaagacTTTTGTTTGTCTACGTTCATACATTCATTTAATCGAATCTACATAATAGGCTTTGATATCGCTGAAATCGGTGATGCTAGCTGGGAGGTCAGATCCCTGCTTGGAGAGCTCGGATAAAACCTTTGAACGCTGTCTGGGAGGTCGGAACTTCACCTTGGGAGCTCGGATCAGACACCTCGAAATCCAGAAACACAAACAAGAGTGTTAGAAGGGGGCCGGAAGGTTGttccggcgtagcccctccgacgctcaagtcagaaaaCTGAGAGAGAAAACTGTGTGTGCAAAGAGAATGTGAAAAGTATGAAGAAGAAGTAGTGTTTTAAAGTTAACGAAACCTGTTATTTATAGGTGAACCGCAGAGTCCTAGTTTTGGTAGGTTTCGATCTTGAGAATCTTCGGAAGATTTGATTAGATCTTCACCCAGATTTGATTTAGATATCGTTAGATTTAATTCAGATCTTTAATGGGCTTTACTTTTCTGGGCTTTGATCTCTGCGGGCTACGCGCTTAATATCTGAGTAAGGGCTCTCGTAGGCATGAGCCCACGAGACGATAGGACCTCATGGGACCTCGGCTCGGGAGCTCGGCCGAGGGTTTCCGATCGTCCCGATAATACCTTCTTGGAGGTCGGCTCGGGAGGTCGGCCAAAGAGCTCGGCCAGGGAGGTCGGCTGACCTTTCCAATCGCTGGAAATTCCGATATGGGAGGTCGGCCAGAGATGACCTCCCGGATGACCTTAAGCTTCCTTCCGAATGCATGCTGGGCTTTGCTCTGAGATGGGCTATCGGGAGCGGGCCGAGCCCATCCTCCATCCGGGGGTATCACGAGTCCCCCCCTCGAGTCGAGCTGACGTTGAAAACCAGAAGCTCGTAGTGGCGTGAGCTCCCGGTTGCCCATGGTTATTTTGAGCTCAAGATCATTGAATCGTGCTGTATGACTGAGCGGCTGGATGAGCTGACGTCACAAACCGGAGGCTCATAGTTGCCTGATCTTGGTGGTCTTTGGCTGGACTGAGCTTAGAAGCTATTTGGCTATGCTGGCCTTCCGTGACAACATGTCAGTATGTCCTGATGTGATCGGCAAATCCTCTAGTCGAGCTGAGTCTTGGGCTTCCTCGACCGTCCTGGGCTATCCGATGAGCTCCCCTACTTACTCCGTTATGCCATAAAAGGCTATTCATTGCGCTGATCGGAAATATTCTTATGGGGCTGAGCTGAGACCACCGGTTCCGAGCTACACTGAATTATCCATTTATGACGTCTGCTGAGCTTGTGAAAAGCTGAGGCGTTCCACTATTAATTTTGCAGGTTCCCGACCTGAATACGAACCGACACTGCCACCTGTCAAGCCAAAAGTTGGTTGTACGATCTTCGAGAACATCCTAGCCGCCCACGTCACCCGAAATCAACGGTCCGATCTCCTCAAggtccctctataaataccatctcAAACCCCACTTAGTCACTCTTACGCTTGGATTTCTTCACCTCGGCTCCGACCCTCCACGCAATCTTCTCATTTTCCAACTCTCTGCCTTATTCCCCGACCTTCCGTAGGTACTGCTATCATGGTTTCCCCACACCCCTCTTCCTTGTCGACCTCCGAGGGGATATTCCGTGAGGTGGATCAGTACGACCCCCTCACGGAAGTCGCTTCGGGATCAGGTGGGTGTCCTGAGACTGAGGGGGTGAGCTCCCGCCTCGTTCCTGATGATGATGGGGCAGCCCTGAATCAGCTCAGTCTCAGTTATCCAGAGGAGCCAATCAGGACGTCCGACCCCTGGTTCGAGCTCCACCCTTCGTGGCTGGATACCTCGGATGAGCTCCGCATCCGAGCTATCTCGTGCGCCCCTGCCGATTATGATTTCATATTCCCTCACTCTGAGGAGCGAGCCAACAATCCCCCTCCTGGCTACTATACCTTCTATCAGGACCAATTAGAGGCTGGCCTTCGATTTCCACttccttctttctttcagcaGCTCAGCCAGTTTTACCAAATCCACCTCGGCCAATTCACTCCCAATGCTTTCCGTACCTTGTGCAATTATGTAGTTCTTTTCAAAGCCTTGGGCTATGAAGTCGACCCTCTTTCCTTCTCCCACTTCTACCTCCCTAAGAGGTCAGAGGAGGGCCCCTTTTATTTCTCAGCTCGGCCTAATTGTCAGTTTTTTGAGGGGGCCCCGAGCTCTAACAAACACTggaaaaaccattttttctttGTTCAGCCCTCCGATCAGTGGGACATCTGTTCTCAGTGGAGGGTTTCTCTTCCTGAGCTCCCATGCCCCCTCTCGGGCTTTCGTAAGAGCAGCACCTTTCTCGGGCCATTCGAGGCGATCAGGGGTCGGCGTTTCCATACACCCACTCTCTTAGCCGAGGACCTCTTGAGTTATTATGGGCTCAGCTCGGCCAAGATCACATCCCAAGGCAACGAGGGTATGGAACTTTAGCCCGACCCCTGCTGATCCCCTCACacacacatttttttttttttttttttttactaaccTGAGCCACTGCTTTTGTCTCAGCTGCTAGAGTCATGAATGCCCTTATCAAAAAGGCTGAAGCCCGGAGGCAACAGAAGGCCAGCTCGGCCGGTGCAGACAAAGGCAAAGCCGTGGTTGCTGAGGTCAACGCGGAGGAGGTTACTGTTGCTTCCATTGCTGAGACTCAAGTGGTTCCTCCGAGCTCCTCTCGGAAACGCCGAGCTCCCGAGACCCCCCGTTCTCATGGGCAATCTGGAAGCAGCGGGGAGCTCGGTCATGTTCAAACTGAAGCCCTGCCCCTTCGGCAGGTGAGGTCAGATACCTCTTCACAAGTTCTCCGTTGTCGTTCCAATCTGTACGATATGTATCGGGAGGACCTGCGTATTGTTGGGGCAGGGCCATCCCCTCTGGCTGGGGCCCTTCTCCGGGACATCGCCTCGAAGGCCGACGCGGAGTTCTTGGATGGGCTGAACTGGGCTGAGCTTACCAGGAGGTCCACCAGCGCCAGTGCCGAGGTAAGTAAACTCAGCTTGTTTCTTTATGCCACTTAAACTTGGCTAACATTTTTCTAATGCAGGCCGCTCTGCTGAATGCCGAGGTGGCTTTCAGGGCCAATAATATCCGGAAGCAGTCTTCCAGGGAGGCGAGGTCCTTCCAATCTACCTCGGCCGATCTGGAGAGCAAACTTGCTGCCCTTACGGAGGCCTTGGATAAGGAACGGGCCAACTCGGCGAGGAGGGAGGCCGACATGAGGGAGGGCTTTGTTGCCGAGACCAGGAAGCTGAAGAACGAGCTGCGCTTGACTGAGGTTCGTCTAGATGCTGCTCAGGAGGAGACAAAGGCCGTTAAGGAGGAACTTAACGTAGCTCAGCAGGAGATCGTTTCAGCCCGGGCTGACCTTGCCAACGGGACTGAGGTCTTCAAAGAGGCTTTTTTGAAGTCGGAGGAGTTTCTGGACGTCATTGCTGAAAAGGCCCTCAACTTCATCTACGTGGGTTTTGATGGTGCGGTGGCCCAATTCAAAGATGCTGGATACCCTCCTGAGGGGACCTCTGCCGATTTTTTGGATGCTAAGAAGGTCGTGGAGAACCTCCCTCCCGATGTATGAGCAGCGGTCCTCCCCCTAGCTGTATTAGTTTCgggaatttaatttatatatgagTGTATTATGCCTTCATCCTTCACACCGGGTCAGCTTCTCGTATTTAGGTCAGCACCCAAAGCAATAACCTAACTCACGCTAAAAGAGGTCGGCTGGGCTCTTGGAGCTCGGCtaaatacttgaacaaaacaATAAACCAAACAATAAACCGAGAACGCACTGAGAGGTCGGCTGAGCTCTCGAGCTCGGCCGAACACTTAACAAAATAACAAGCCGGTGAGATCACCCTGAGAGAGGTCGGCTGGGCCTTTGGAGCTCGGCCGAACACTTAACAAAATAACAAGCCGGTGAGATCACCCTGAGAGAGGTCGGCTGGGCCTTTAGAGCTCGGCCAAAcattaacaaaataataaaccGATGAGGTCGCACTGAGAGAGGTCGGCTGGGCCTTTGGAGCTCGGCCGAACACTTAACCGTAATAACTTGGTATGAGCTCGGCTCGGCCTTGGGAGCTCGGCCAGCCACTTAACCATAACTTTGGACTGTAAAATTTATGCCGAGCTGAGGTGAGCTGAGAGGCTCCTGAACTAATCGAGGATTAGGACCCTtcatcatacttggcgtgaccaagatgaggtgagctctgggctcctgaactggctgagggtgaaaacccttctcctacttggcgtgaccaagatgaggtgagctctgggctcctgatctggctgagggtgaaaacccttctcatacttggcgtgaccaagatgaggtgagctctgggctcctgaactggctgagggtgaaaacccttctcatacttggcgtgaccaagatgaggtgagctctgggctcctgatctggctgagggtgaaaacccttctcatacttggcgtgaccaagatgaggtgagctctgggctcctgatctaactgagggtgaaaacccttctcatacttggcgtgaccaagatgaggtgagctctgggctcctgatctggctgagggtgaaaacccttctcatacttggcgtgaccaagatgaggtgagctctgggctcctgaactggctgagggtgaaaacccttctcatacttaggcgtgaccaagatgaggtgagctctgggctcctgatctggctgagggtgaaaacccttctcatacttggcgtgaccaagatgaggtgagctctgggctcctgatctgactgagggtgaaaacccttctcatacttggcgtgaccaagatgaggtgagctctgggctcctgaactggctgagggtgaaaacccttctcatacttggcgtgaccaagatgaggtgagctctgggcttctgatctgactgagggtgaaaacccttctcatacttggcgtgaccaagatgaggtgagctctgggctcctgatctggctgagggtgaaaacccttctcatacttggcgtgaccaagatgaggtgagctctgggctcctgaactgaatgagggtgaaaacccttctcatactcggcgtgaccaagatgaggtgagctctgggctcctgatctgactgagggtgaaaacccttatctgcaataataataatttctaacaaaaatgcataattttattaatgtaTCTGAATAAAGCATCAAGACCTGACGTCCTTGCATCGAAAGTAAATGACAAAAAAAACTAAAGCTTCTAGCAATATCTAAGCATAATATTTGCGAAGGTGATAAGCATTCCACGGCCTCTTCAATTTCTTCCCTGTCCAGTCTTCTAAGTAGTAGGCACCCGAGCTGAGCTTTTCCACCACTTTAAAAGGCCCTTCCCATTTCGGATCGAGCTTTCCGACCTTCTCTTCCTGAACCTTCTTAAAGACCAAGTCTCCCACCTGGAAGCTCCTCTGAATGACCCTTTTGTTGTAGGACTGGGCTATGCGTCTCTTGTAAGCTTCCATTCTTATGGCCGCGGCTTCTCTTTTTTCTTCCACGAAATCCAAGTCTGCTGCTCGTCTCTCATTGTTTTGCTCATCATAGCATGTGACGCGAGGTGTTTCTTCACCGATCTCCGCCGGAAGCACGGCTTCATTTCCATAGACTAGGCTGAAAGGCGTCTCCCCCGTGCCTATTTTTGGGGTGGTCCTGTATGACCAAAGCACGCTGGGGAGTTCCTCCACCCAATTACCTTTCGCGCTCCCGAGTCTGGTCTTCAGGCTCTGCACTAAGGATCTGTTGGTGACCTCCACTTGGCCATTGCATTGAGGGTAGGCCACGGAGGTAAAGTGCTGCTGGATCTTCATCTCTTTACACCAGGCTTGGATCCGGCTTCCTTGAAATTGCCTTCCGTTGTCGGATATCAACTTCCTCGGGACCCCAAACCTGCAGACGATGTTCTTCCAGAGAAATTTGAGTACCTCATTTTCAGTTATCTTAGCCAAAGCCTCAGCCTCTACCCACTTTGAGAAGTAATCTATGGCCACGAGCAAGAATTTTTTCTGGGCTGGGGCCGGGGGAAAAGGTCCTACAATGTCGATCCCCCATTGGTCAAACGGGCAGGCCGCCACAATACTCTTCATCAGGGCAGCTGGTTGATGTTGGAGCTTACCATGACGTTGACAGCTGTCGCATGAGATGACGATGGCTAGAGCATCTTTTAACATAGTGGGCCAAAAATATCCGGCCAAGAGTGCCTTTCGTGCTAGAAAGTAAGATCCCAAGTGATTCCCGCAGCAGCCTCCATGAATCTCTCTTAGTACATAGTTAGATTGCTTGGGACCCAAACACTTGAGAAGAGGCCGAAAGGCTGACCTCTTGTAAAGAGTTCCGTTGACCATTACAAACCGAAGGCTTCTTCGCTTCATCCTGTAAGCCTTCTTCGGATCTTCAGGGAGCACCCCATCTTTCATGTAATCTAATAACTCGGCGCGCCAGTCATTGTCTTCGTGCTCAGGAGAGGGGTAGTGCACAGAAGGGTTTAGTTCTACTTGGACCACCACCTCTCTTGATTTCCAGCTGTGAAGTGAGCTCGCCATTTTTGCAAGGGAGTCGGCTCCCTCATTCTCCTCCCTGGGGATCTGCTTAAAAACCAGTTCTGTAAAGAGTTCCTTAGCTGCTTCCACGGCTTTTAcgtattctatcaatctctcattCTTGGTGTCATAGGATCCATTCATTTGGTGGGCCACCAGCTGAGAATCAGAGAAGATGTGGACCCGAGCTGCTCCGACCTGCCGTGCTGCTCTTAGACCTGCTAAGACCGCCTCGTATTCTGCCTCATTGTTGGATGCCCTAAAGTCTAGTCTCACGGCTAACTTTAGTTCATCCCCTTTTGGAGAGATCAATAACACACCAACTCCGCTGCCTTCATTGGTGGATGAGCCATCCACATAGACCTTCCAAAGGTCTTCAATCTCCACATGCAAAGTCTCAGCCAGGAAATCAGCCAAGGCCTGTGCTTTGATTGCGGTCCGAGGTCCATATTGAATGTCATATTCTCCCAGTTCCGTGGTCCACTTTACCAATCTTCCTGAGATATCAGCATGAGTCATTATCTTTCCGAGAGGGCTGTTAGTGAGGACCATAATGGGATGAGACAAAAAGTATGGTCTCAGTCTCCGGGCCGTGGTGATCAAGGCCAAAGCAAGTTTTTCCACTGTCGTATATCTGAGCTCAGCTCCTTTGAGTGCATGGGATATATAGTATACGGGATTCTGCTCGGTGCCCTTTTGTCTGACCAGGACTGAGCTCACGGCTGCTTCGGTGGCTGATAGATAAACATACAACTGCTCCCCTATTGATGGCTTTGCTAGTATCGGGAGCTCAGCCAGATATGTCTTCAGGTCTTCGAATGCCTTTGCGCACTCTTCATCCCATTCAAATTTCTTGGCCTTTCTGAGGACTCGGAAGAAAGGAAGACTCCGGTGTGCCGCCCTCGAAATGAATCGTGATAAAGCTGCGATTCTTCCGGCAAGCTTCTGGACCTCTTGGAGATTCCCAGGAGGTGACATGGATTGGATGGCCTTTACCTTCTCGGGGTTGGCTTCAATCCCCCTTTCTGTTACCATATATCCCAGGAACTTTCCGCTTTTGACCCCAAAAGTGCACTTCTGTGGGTTTAGCTTTAACCCATAAGACCTCAGAGTGGCAAAGGTCTCACGGAGGTCGGCTATGAGGTCCGCCGAATTCTTGGAttttaccaaaatatcatccacGTAGACCTCCACATTCCTTCCTATCTGATTTGAGAAAACTTTATCCATGAGCCTCTGATAAGTAGCCCCTGCATTTTTTAGCCCAAAAGGCATTACCACATAACAGAATGTTCCTTCAGAGGTGATGAAGCTTACTTTATCCTGATCTTCCCTTGCTAGGGGTATCTGGTGGTACCCCTGATAAGCATCCATTAGACATAGATATTGGTGACCCGAGGTGGAGTCCACCAACTGATCAATCCTTGGTAAGGGGTAGCAGTCTTTCGGGCAAGCTTTATTAAGATCTCTGAAGTCGACGCACATTCTCCATTTTCCCGAGCTCTTGGGGACCAGAACAACATTTGATAGCCATGTTGGGAAAAAGATCTCCCTAATGTGTCCTGCCTTAAGGAGCTCGTCTACCTGTTCTTTTATTACCTTATCTTTCTCGGGGCCAAAGTGCCTCTTCTTCTGTTTGACTGGTCGGGCTTCGGGAAGAGTGTTGAGGTGGTGTTTCATTATCCCGGGGCTGATCCCCCGAAGCTCTTGTGGAGACCAAGCAAATACATCAATGTTAGTTTTCAAACAGGCCAGCAGATCATGCTTGGTTTCGGGATCAAGATCAGCCGCCACCCTGACACTCCGCTGGACCCCTATTTCTACCGTTTCTGGCTCCTCTTCTGAGGTGAGCTGAACCTCTCTTCTGGAGGTCATATTTGGTTGGGCCACAATCATCCCTACCTCTGTCCGAGATCTTTTGACTTCTTGCCTTACCTCATCCACATAGCATCGTCGAGAGGATTTCTGATCCCCCCCGACGACTCCTACTTCATTCCCCACAGGATATTTCAGCTTTTGATGATAGGTAGAGCTTACAGCTCGGAATTCGGCCAGGGCAGGTCGGCCAAGTATTCCGTTGTAGGAAGAGGGGGCATCCACCACAGTAAAACATGTCATTTTTGTGATGCGGTGAGGTCCCGCCCCTAGGGATAAGGGGAGCATGATTTGCCCCACAGTTTGGACCGCATGTCCTGTGAAGCCGAATAAAGGCGTAGAGATGTGATCAAACTCGAAACCTTCCACTTTCATTTGGTCTAGGGTTCTTTTGAAAAGAACGTTAACTGAGCTTCCGGTGTCAACAAAAATTCTTGCGACGTCATAGTTGGCGATAGTAAGAGTGACTAGTAAGGCGTCGTTATGAGGTGccataacacctttcatatcATCCGGCCCGAAGCCAATGACGGGGTCGTCTTTGGGGGTCAGGTCTAACCCCAAACTTTCCAATCTCCGACCATGAGCTTTACGAGCCCTGCCCGAATCTCCGTCGGTGGCACCACCCGTTATCATGTGAATCACTCCTCTGGTCGGATCATTAGCAATCTGCTGGACCTGAGGGCCTTGATGTCGCGGGGGGTCATCTCGACCCCCGCGGTTGGGTCGGTTCTCCCGGGGTTGTGGCCTCTGATTAACCCCAGGAGGTCCCCGATCCCTTCGCTCATCTCGATATCTTCCTTCTGATCGAGCTAGGAGGTTCTTCATGTGAGGGTCTCTTTGCATGATTCTTTGGACCTCTTCCCCCAATCTCTGGCAATCATTGGTGACGTGACCGTACTCTTGATGGAACTCACAAAACTTATCTGAGGGAGGTAAACGCGGCCCTTTCTCGGCTTGTTTCGGTCGCTCCAGCTTTCTTCTTTCTTCACAAATGGCCATAGCTCTTTCCAAGCTCATTGCCAACGGGGCATAAGGGAAAGGCCCAGGACCTCGGCTCCGTTCCTCTGTTCTTTCTGCAGGCCTCTT contains:
- the LOC140828980 gene encoding uncharacterized protein, whose amino-acid sequence is MESGSPTVNKIERAHQMYREGKYTEALGYYTDALSMAKAKPQKIALHSNRAACYLKLHDFKKAAEECTSVLELDQNHTGALMLRAQTLVTLKEYHSALFDVNRLIELNPSSEVYRNLQARLKSQLSLAPIPEDEAELEEDDYSESDATVLEEKEDEPEGIKEVEECKNQEKDMIDAAAKNEKRNEISNPLGASRNHNIQTKPNKQSGWQTIPKPKGHSNLDYSRWDRVEDDSTEEEEDEDDDEDSKPQYRFRVKTVGVKAVK